The sequence AGCAAGCTGGCGGCGGGCCTGCTGGTGTATCAGCTGCCGGGCAGTAATGCCCTGGAAGTGGCTCAGGCGGTACGCGATCGCATGACCGAGCTGCAAGCCAGCTTTCCCCCGGGCTACCGGGCAGAACTGGTGTTTGACACCACCGACTTTGTGCGGGTGTCGCTGCAGGAGGTGCTGAGCACCCTGGCGCTAGCGATCTTTTTGGTGCTGGCGATCTTGTTTTTGTTTTTGCAAGATTGGCGATCGACGATTGTGCCTGCGATCGCGATTCCGGTAGCGCTGATTGGGGCAATGGCCTTTTTGCTGGCCTTTGGCTTTTCGATCAATACACTCACCCTATTTGGCTGCATTTTGGCCTCGGGACTGGTGGTCGACGACGCAATTGTAATTGTCGAAGCCATCGCTGCCAAAATCGACCAGGGGATGCGGCCTCGTCTGGCCGCCCTAGATGCCATGCAGGAGCTATCGGGGGCGGTGATTTCGACCTCCCTGGTGCTGATGGCGGTGTTTATCCCGGTGGCGTTTTTTCCGGGCAGCACTGGCCGTATCTACCAGCAGTTTGCCCTTACCATCGCCTTTACAGTATTGGTCTCTACCTTTAATGCGCTGACCTTTTCACCCGCCATGTCGGCGCTACTGCTGCGGCCCAACGCCCCCGGCAATCGGGGTGGCCCCCTGGCCGGTTTCTTTAACCGCTTTAACACCACGTTAGTGTGGATCATTGAGCGCTATCGTCGGCTGGTGCGGGTGCTAATTCGCCTGCGCTACGGGGTACTGGCCCTGTTTGCCGTGGGGCTGCTGTTGCTAGTGGCCATGCTGCGGGTGGTGCCAACGGGCTTTGTGCCCGAAGAAGACCAGGGCTACTTTTTAGGAATTGTGCAGGCCCCCGACGGAGTGTCGCTGGAGTACACCAAGGGGGTGATGGCCCAGGCCGATGTCATTCTCAATCAGTTTCCTGAGATCGAGAGCACGTTTATGCTGTCGGGTTTTGGCTTTGAGGGGCCGTCGCCCAACCGGGGGGTGTTTTTTGCCACCCTGGCCCCCTGGGCCGATCGTCGGGCGGCTGAGTCAACGGTTATGGGGCTGTTGCCTCAGGTAAACGGTGCTCTTTCAGGCATTCAAGAGGCGCTGGTGATTGCCTTTAATGCCCCGCCAGTACCGGGCTTTAGCCCAACGGGAGCCCTGGAGATGCAGCTGCTCGATCGCAGCGGCAACCAGATGAGCATTGACCAGTTTTTGGGCAACACCTACGAAATTATGGGGTTGGCCAATCAGTCGCCCGCGTCGATGGGGGTGTTTACCCAGTTCACGGCCAGTTCGCCCCAGGTGCAGGTCGAGGTCAACCGCGATCGCCTCAAGGCTCTCGATGTGGATATCAACGAGGCGCTAACCACCGTGGGCACCTATCTGGGGTCTCGCTACGTCAACGACTTCACCAGTGGCGGTCGCAACTACCGGGTCTACGTACAGGCCGATCAGGCCTTTCGCAATGAGCCGAGAGATATCAACAGTATTTACGTGCGATCGCGCCAGAATGTCATGGTGCCCCTAGGCGAGGTGGTGACCTTGAGCGAGGTGGTTGGCCCCTCAACCATCAACCACTTCAACCTGCTGCGATCGATCAAGTTAGAGGGCATGCCCGCACCGGGAGCCAGCTCAGGGCAACTGATTACCGCCATGACTGAGGCCCACAGCCAGGCGGCTTTACCGGTGGTGGGGCAGGCTTGGCAAGGTACCGCCCGCGAAGAAATTACCTCAGGCGGCTTGGCCGTGGTGATCTTTGGGCTGGGGGTGCTGGTGGTGTTTTTGGTATTAGCCGCCCAGTACGAAAACTACGTCGACCCGATCATTATTTTGCTGACGGTACCACTGGCGGTGCTGGGGGCGCTGGTGTTTCTGTTCTTGCGGGGGCTCGACCTGAATATTTATGCCCAGGTGGGCCTGGTGATGCTGATTGGCCTAGCCAGCAAGAACGCCATTCTAATTGTTGAGTTTGCCAACCAAGCCAGAAGCCAGGGGCTGGGCTTAGTGCCCGCCGCCGTTGCCGCCGCCGAACAGCGATTTCGCCCGATTATCATGACGGCGATCTCCTCCCTGGTGGGCTTCTTTCCGCTGCTGATTGCCACGGGGGCGGGTAGCGCCAGCCGCTGGGCCGTGGGCTACACGGTGTTTGGCGGCCTGCTGGTGGCCACCGTGCTGAGCCTGCTGGTGGTGCCGGTGCTCTACGTGGTTTTAAAGGGCCTGGCCGAGCGAATGTTGCCCGGTGACCCTGGGGCACCACCCCCAACTACTTCTAGCCAGAGGCTGAGCGATCGCCCCCCCGAATTTCAAGATGACGAGGCGATCGCCCCCCTGCGTTCTCAGGGAGAACAGCCTGGCTAGGGCATTGGCGCGATCGTCGCTATGGGCTCAGTACTAGAATCTATAGCGTTGGCAAGAGATGCCGTTGCGCCGATCAGCGTGTTAGGACTCCCCCTAAGCCCCATCAGCAGCGAGGGGATCAGGCTTACATTCACTACGGCTTACATTCACTACAAGGAGTCAGCATGGACGGGGAAGGGTCTCAGGCAGAACTGGCTGCTCGTTTAGAGGCACTGGAGGCCAGGGTAGAAGGGTTTCTTCAGCAGGGCTTGGTAGAGCGGATTGCCCGACTCGAAGACGCCCTAACCTTGGTTACCGACGTAGAACGCTACCAGCCCCTGCAACTGTTGCTGAAAACCGGCAAGCTGCAAGAGGCCGATGAAGAAACGGTGCGGGTAATTTTGCAGCAGGCGGGCACCCCCAACCGCGAAGACCTCACCCCCGAAGCTATTCGGCTGTTTCCCTGTAGCGTGCTGCGGGTGATCGATCGCCTGTGGACTACCTATACTGGCGGGCGCTTTGGCTTTAGCGTGCAGCTTCAAATCTATAAAGCGGTGGGCGGCACCCTAGAAAGCGCGATCGCCCAAGACCCCGCCGCCCTCAACCGGCTGGGCGAACAGGTGGGGTGGCGACGAAACGACCAGTGGAAGACCGTTGACCAGGCCCGGCACGACTTCAATGACCCCGTGGGCTGCTACCCCGTAATCTGGTGGGATTCGCCCTACGGGGCCAAGATGGTGAATTATTTTCTCAGTCGACTGTTCACCTGCGAACTGTAACAAACAGCCGATGCTGAAGGGTTTTCAGCATCGGCTAGGCGTTAGCGGCCTGGTGGGAGATGTTTTGAACGGGGCAGTGGAGCGGCCTAATCCTCAAGCCTGCTTGGCTAACCCCCAGTTCCTCTCGGCAAAACCGCCAACCCCATCCAAGATTACTCGGCCCCAGTTTCAGGGGTGGTTTCAGTCGCCTCGGGCTGAGCCTGGCGGCGCAGAGCTTGTTCTCGCAGGGTTTGGAAATTCTGAGCTTCGTTGCTGATGCGGCCCCGGTGTTGGCGGCTAAAGTCGCTCATGCTGGTGCCATTCATCAGAGTGACCCGGTGAATGAGATCAAAGGGACTGGCATTATCGCCAAAGATGCCGCCGCTGGTATCTGTGGTGCCAAACCCTTCAGCGGCATTGACTCGGGGTGCACGGGTGGGGTCGGTGCCGGCGGCAGATTGGGCCAGGGCAGCCGGGGCTAATGACAATAGACCAACCGCCGCGATCGCAGCAGCTATCGGTCGAGACAGGGGGTGCAGAACAGCCATAGGAAAACTCCTAGACACCGTAGAACTAAACAACTAAATCACTGGAAAAACGCACTGTGCAATCGAAGCAAGCAGGCTGGTGATGGTGCTATTGTAGCGGCTAACTCCCAGACTGCCGAACCGGCTTAGACCAGTGGCAGAGCTGGTCTAGGTAACCTAACGGCCACCCTATCTAGGCAATACGGCGGCGCAGCAGCGGCTGAATCAGCCCCAGGGACAGCCCGCAAAATGCCACCAGCACCGCCAGACAGGCCCCCAGCGACACCGCCGCAAAGGGCGTTTGCATCACCGTGCTGCCCAGACTCCAGGTCGGATGCAGGTACACGTAGCGAATTGGCTCGATCGCATAGGTCAGCGGGTTTAAGCTGGCCACCACCTGTAGCCATTGAGGCATAAAGTCTAAGGGCACTAGCGCCGTGCTCGAAAACAACAGGGGTAGGTTAGTGACAAAAATTACCCCGATTAGCTCAATGTGGCCGGGCAGAGCAAAGGTCAACCCCAAACTCAAGGCAGTGACCCCTAACACCAGCGCCATCACAATAAATAGCACCAGCAACAGCCCAGGCACCGTGGGCAACCCGGCTCCAAGTACCGCACTGAGGGCCAAAATGGCCGCTGTTTGCACCAGACTGAGGGCGGCAATAAACAGCGCCGACGCCACCACAATGGAGTAGCGCGAGGCCAGCGGGGCCACTAAAAAGCGGTTGAGAAAGCCAAACTCGCGGTCAAACATTACCGGCAGCCCGGCATTGAGCGCCCCGCCAAAGGCCGTAAACACGATGATGCCTGCCCCCAAAAACTGACCGTAGTTGCGGCTTTCGCCAAACAGGCCAGCGGGTACGTTTTGAAACAGCGCCCCAAACAGCACCAGCCAGATCAACGGCTGAATGACCCCCGCCACCAGGGTGGTCGGGCGACGCTGAAGCTGAATAAACAGCCGCCGCGTCATCGCCAGGGTCTCTTGCACAAAGGCCCCAGAAACCAATCCCTGAGATTTTAATACGTCGGTTTTCCAGGCTTTAAGTTCGGCATTTTCGAGGCTGGGGGCAGCCTCTCGCAGCGCAGATGAGGTGGGAATGGTGGTACTCATAGTGTTATCCTAACGTCCCTTCATAGCCTGTTTCTTTTCTTTTTTTAAGTCGCGCTGCCCCACAGCAGCCAATTCGGCATCCATGAGGGTGCGCCCCGTGGCCGCCAGATACACGTCGTCGAGGCTAGGCCGCGATTGGGCAATGCCAAAGACAGGCAAGTCGGCAGCTTTGAGCGCCTGCTGTACCGTCAGCAGCACATCGGGCTGACGGTCGACCACCAAGTTCAACGAATTGCCCTGGGCCGCATTGACAATCACTTCCCGCACAACGGGCAGCTCTGACAACATGGCTTGGGCCTGCTCGGCCTCAGCGTCGGAGGTAAATTCGCGGATGCGCAGGGTGATGCGATCGCCCCCAATTTTGTCCTTCAGGTCGCTGGGGGTGCCCGCTGCAATCACCTGACCGCGATCGATAATGGCTACCCGGTCGGCCAAGGCATCTACTTCTTCTAAATAGTGGCTGGTAATCAGAATGGTGGTGCCCGCCGCCCGCAGCTGCCGTAAAAACGTCCACACGGCTGCGCGGGTTTCAATATCGAGCCCCACCGTGGGTTCGTCGAGCACCAGCAGATCGGGCTGGTGCAATAGCCCCAAAGCTAGATCTAGCCGCTTTCTAAGACCGCCGGAGTAGGTGCCGGTCTTTTTGTCGGCCCAGTCGCCCAGTTCTAGCAGATCGATCATCTGATCGATGCGGCGGCCCGACACCCTTTTAGGCATGTGGTAAATGTCGGCCTGGAGCTGAAGCAGCTCGCGTCCGGTCAGCACCTTGTCGAGGGCCACCTCCTGAGCAATGTAGCCCAGGTACTGGCGCACCAGCCGAGGCTGATCGACCACCGAGATGCCCATTACCTCTAAGGTGCCGCTGTCGGGGGTGGTCAGGGTGCAGAGGCAGCGAATGGTGGTGGTTTTGCCCGCCCCGTTTGGCCCCAGCAGGCCAAAAATTTCGCCGGACTCAATGGTGAGCGACACATCGCGCACTGCCGCCACTGTCCCGTAAGACTTCTTCAGGTTTTTAATTGTTACCGCTGCGGCCATCTGTAGAGCTAACCCCAAACGTATTGCTTCCTACCCTTGTCATTCTACAGAACTCCACCGGACGGCGGGAGGGTGAGCCGAAGCGGATAGGTTGTAATGCCCCGCCCCGCCCAAAGATCCCCGAGTTTTTGCCCAAAGATCCCCGAGTTTTTCAAAAACTCGGGGATCTGAACCTAGCCGTAACCTCCATCTCGCCAGGGGTGGGTGGTGAGTTATGGCAGGGCGACAAGTTCATGGTTGGTAATAGAGGTTAGTGACCGCCTAATCCACCCTACGGATGCCAACAGCCTAAGAACCCCGGTTTCTTCAAGAAACCGGGGTTCTGAACTCGCCCGCAGGCCCAAACCCGCTCTCTAACAACAACCTTTGTAATCTGCCCATCCCGCCCAAATCGCGGCTATAAAAGGGAGAACCCCGCCTGCTCAACCCAAAATTGCCATGACCCACGACGAGCTGCTGCAACTGATCGACCAGGCCGCCGCTGAGGGGTGGACAGAACTAGACCTCTCGGGCCAGGGGTTAACGGAGCTGCCCCCCGAAATTGGCAAACTTACCCAGCTAGAAACCCTAACTTTGGGAAAGATGACTTGGTGCGCCTATGGAGATGACGGATTTCAAGCAGGATACACCTCACTATCAAGCAATGATTCTCCAAACAAAAATTCCATATCGCACCTACCAAGAGAATTAGCCTTACTAAGCAGACTTCGGACATTGATCCTTGACGGGAATCCTTTAGAAGAGATCCCGGAAAGCGTGACCAAAATTGCCTCCTTGGAAAAGATTTCAGCAATCGAAATTGGATTAAAAAGAATCAATCCGAGAATATCCAAGCTTGAAATTCTAAATAAAATTGATTTAAGAGGCAACCAAATAGAATGTTTGCCAAAAGAGATCGAACAACTTAGAAAATTAAAAGAACTTGATCTCTGTGGCAATTATTTAGCCACAGTTCCGAGCTTCGCATTCTCTCTTGACTCACTTAGAACTTTAACCCTGAGCGCCAATCAAATAACAAGCTTGCCAGAGGATATTCAGCAAAATAAAGCCCTCGTAAATCTTGCACTAGACTATAATAAACTTGAAGGAATTCCAGATTGTGTAGACAAGCTTCAGAGCTTAAGAAGTCTAAATTTGAGTGGGAATAGAATTTCCCATGCTTCTGAAGCCATAGGCAATATTCACAGCCTCTTATACCTAGACTTGTCCTTTAATGAACTTGAATTAATACCAGCTTCTATTAATCGACTCAGAAATCTGCAATCTCTCGTTTTACATAGCAATAAAATTAGAACCATTCCAGCCTTCATTTGCGAACTAAAAGAGCTTGAAAATGTCATTTTCAGATGGAACCAGATCAAATCTATTCCTGATGAGCTAACTTGCTTAAAAGAGCTTCAAAGAATCGATTGTTCACACAATAAAATCAATGCGATACCCAGAAATATAAATCAACTGAAGAAGCTAAAACATCTTGAGCTTGCATGCAACGAAATTGAGGCATTTCCTGTCGAACTGACAGCATTGAAAGAGCTTGAATTTCTTGATCTTCAAAGCAATTCAATACTTTCTATTCCCAGAGAGATCGAATTGTTAACCAATTTAAATTACTTGGATTTACGAAGCAATCCTCTTCCTATATCCCCAGAGATACTTGGCTCTCCTGACCTCGATGATTCACCAGGCTCTGTAGAAGGTATTTTCAACTATCTAAAAGAACTATATGGTGGCAAGGTAAAACCCCTAAATGAGGCTAAGATGCTTTTGGTGGGACAACCCCTTGTTGGTAAGACTTCTTTAATAAACCGACTTGTCGATAATCATTACAATAGTGATGAATCACAAACTGACGGCCTTAAGGTTCGCTCTTGGGGTGTCCACATCAATAGCAAAGACGTGCGCCTCAACGTGTGGGACTTTGGTGGCCAAGAAATCTACCACGCCACCCACCAGTTCTTTCTCACCAAGCGCAGCCTCTACCTGCTCGTCTGCAACTGCCGCACCAGCGAAGACGAAAACCGCATCGAATACTGGCTGAAGCTGATCCAAAGCTTTGGCAGCGAGTCGCCTGTCATCATCGTCGGCAATAAAAGCGACGAGCAACCCCTTGATATCAACCGCAAAGCCCTGCGGCAAAAATACCCCAATATCTGCGCCATTCTCGAAACCTCTTGCCAAAGTGGCAATGGCATCGAAGACCTGCGGGCCACAATCACCTCAGAAGTGGGCAAACTGCGCGATGTCTACAATTTGCTGCCTCTCTCCTGGTTCAAGGTCAAAGAACAGCTCGAAGCCCTCGACAAAGACTTCATCAGCTACGGCGAATACATCGGCATCTGCCACCAAAACCAAATCCCCGAAGAGCAAAACCAAACCCAGCTCATCGACCTACTCCATAATCTGGGCCTGGTGCTCAACTTTCGTGAGCACGACTTTTTGCAAAACACCAACGTCCTCAACCCCGATTGGGTCACCCAGGGCATCTACACCCTGCTCAGCGACGATACCCTCAAAACCCAGGGCAAAGGCATTCTCGATTACGACGATCTGAGCCGGGTGCTAGAGCCGACCCGCTACCCTCCCGAGCGCCACCGCTACCTCACCGAACTCATGCAAGAGTTTCAGCTCTGCTTTGAGCTGCCCGACTGCTCCTGCCCCCGCTTTCTCATCCCCGGTCTGCTGCCCAAAGACGAACCCGACGACACTAGGCTAAAGGGTGAAACTCTTGAATTTCAATACCACTACCGCATTCTGCCCGAGAGCGTGCTATCGCGGTTCATCGTCCTCAGCCACGAAAAAATCCACGAGCAAACCTGCTGGCGCAGCGGCGTCATGCTGGAATATTGCGAAGGCGACGAGGTCTGTAACATTGCTCGCGTCAAAGCCGACCCCGAAGATAAAAAGATTTTCATCTCCATCAGCGGGCGCGAAACCATCCGCCGAATTTTCCTGGCTCTTATCCGCGACACCTTTACCAAAATCCATAAGAGCTTTGCCGATCTGGAGGTGACCGAGTGGGTGCCCGTCCCTGGACACCCCGACCATCCCCCGCTCGACTACCAAGAGCTACTGGGCCAAGAAGGCATGGGCATCCAAGAATTTCCCATCGGCAAACTGCGCCTGCGCCTCAACCTGCGCCAGCTCCTCGACGGCTACGAACCCGTAGAAGCCCGCCGCCAGCGCGACCTCAAAGAACGCGGCCTCGATATCGAAGAACGCTACGGCGATATTCATCTCAACATTCACCAGGGTAGCCGCGCCACCCACCAGCACGGCAGCGGCGATAATGTAGCAGGCGACCTCATCCAAGGTGACAAACACAGCCAATCGTAGGGTGCATTCGCGAAGCAATGCACCACTCTCAACCACAGACCCCATGCAAATTTTCTGGACAAAGCACGCTGAGGAACGTCAACAGCAATGGCAACAGCGATTGGGTATTACTC is a genomic window of Nodosilinea sp. E11 containing:
- a CDS encoding efflux RND transporter permease subunit: MALFSIADTFIRRPVLTTVCTVLIVLAGAVAIPLLPIEQLPEIAPLQIQVSANYIGADAETVESNVTTVLEREINGVEGMEFITSSSTNTGQSSINVVFQPGRDKDIAQVDVQNRVARAEPQLPPEVTQLGVTVNAQSPSILLVYRFFTDDDRYDALFLSNYADLFILDEMKQINGVGNAEVFGAGRYAMRLWLDPTALASQQMTPGDVVAALQEQNVQVGGGSVGAPPTNSGQPYQYTVRLPGRLQEVSEFENLVVKVGEGGNLVRLREIGRAELGAEDYSFDARTQSKLAAGLLVYQLPGSNALEVAQAVRDRMTELQASFPPGYRAELVFDTTDFVRVSLQEVLSTLALAIFLVLAILFLFLQDWRSTIVPAIAIPVALIGAMAFLLAFGFSINTLTLFGCILASGLVVDDAIVIVEAIAAKIDQGMRPRLAALDAMQELSGAVISTSLVLMAVFIPVAFFPGSTGRIYQQFALTIAFTVLVSTFNALTFSPAMSALLLRPNAPGNRGGPLAGFFNRFNTTLVWIIERYRRLVRVLIRLRYGVLALFAVGLLLLVAMLRVVPTGFVPEEDQGYFLGIVQAPDGVSLEYTKGVMAQADVILNQFPEIESTFMLSGFGFEGPSPNRGVFFATLAPWADRRAAESTVMGLLPQVNGALSGIQEALVIAFNAPPVPGFSPTGALEMQLLDRSGNQMSIDQFLGNTYEIMGLANQSPASMGVFTQFTASSPQVQVEVNRDRLKALDVDINEALTTVGTYLGSRYVNDFTSGGRNYRVYVQADQAFRNEPRDINSIYVRSRQNVMVPLGEVVTLSEVVGPSTINHFNLLRSIKLEGMPAPGASSGQLITAMTEAHSQAALPVVGQAWQGTAREEITSGGLAVVIFGLGVLVVFLVLAAQYENYVDPIIILLTVPLAVLGALVFLFLRGLDLNIYAQVGLVMLIGLASKNAILIVEFANQARSQGLGLVPAAVAAAEQRFRPIIMTAISSLVGFFPLLIATGAGSASRWAVGYTVFGGLLVATVLSLLVVPVLYVVLKGLAERMLPGDPGAPPPTTSSQRLSDRPPEFQDDEAIAPLRSQGEQPG
- a CDS encoding ABC transporter ATP-binding protein, encoding MAAAVTIKNLKKSYGTVAAVRDVSLTIESGEIFGLLGPNGAGKTTTIRCLCTLTTPDSGTLEVMGISVVDQPRLVRQYLGYIAQEVALDKVLTGRELLQLQADIYHMPKRVSGRRIDQMIDLLELGDWADKKTGTYSGGLRKRLDLALGLLHQPDLLVLDEPTVGLDIETRAAVWTFLRQLRAAGTTILITSHYLEEVDALADRVAIIDRGQVIAAGTPSDLKDKIGGDRITLRIREFTSDAEAEQAQAMLSELPVVREVIVNAAQGNSLNLVVDRQPDVLLTVQQALKAADLPVFGIAQSRPSLDDVYLAATGRTLMDAELAAVGQRDLKKEKKQAMKGR
- a CDS encoding GUN4 domain-containing protein, yielding MDGEGSQAELAARLEALEARVEGFLQQGLVERIARLEDALTLVTDVERYQPLQLLLKTGKLQEADEETVRVILQQAGTPNREDLTPEAIRLFPCSVLRVIDRLWTTYTGGRFGFSVQLQIYKAVGGTLESAIAQDPAALNRLGEQVGWRRNDQWKTVDQARHDFNDPVGCYPVIWWDSPYGAKMVNYFLSRLFTCEL
- a CDS encoding COR domain-containing protein — its product is MTWCAYGDDGFQAGYTSLSSNDSPNKNSISHLPRELALLSRLRTLILDGNPLEEIPESVTKIASLEKISAIEIGLKRINPRISKLEILNKIDLRGNQIECLPKEIEQLRKLKELDLCGNYLATVPSFAFSLDSLRTLTLSANQITSLPEDIQQNKALVNLALDYNKLEGIPDCVDKLQSLRSLNLSGNRISHASEAIGNIHSLLYLDLSFNELELIPASINRLRNLQSLVLHSNKIRTIPAFICELKELENVIFRWNQIKSIPDELTCLKELQRIDCSHNKINAIPRNINQLKKLKHLELACNEIEAFPVELTALKELEFLDLQSNSILSIPREIELLTNLNYLDLRSNPLPISPEILGSPDLDDSPGSVEGIFNYLKELYGGKVKPLNEAKMLLVGQPLVGKTSLINRLVDNHYNSDESQTDGLKVRSWGVHINSKDVRLNVWDFGGQEIYHATHQFFLTKRSLYLLVCNCRTSEDENRIEYWLKLIQSFGSESPVIIVGNKSDEQPLDINRKALRQKYPNICAILETSCQSGNGIEDLRATITSEVGKLRDVYNLLPLSWFKVKEQLEALDKDFISYGEYIGICHQNQIPEEQNQTQLIDLLHNLGLVLNFREHDFLQNTNVLNPDWVTQGIYTLLSDDTLKTQGKGILDYDDLSRVLEPTRYPPERHRYLTELMQEFQLCFELPDCSCPRFLIPGLLPKDEPDDTRLKGETLEFQYHYRILPESVLSRFIVLSHEKIHEQTCWRSGVMLEYCEGDEVCNIARVKADPEDKKIFISISGRETIRRIFLALIRDTFTKIHKSFADLEVTEWVPVPGHPDHPPLDYQELLGQEGMGIQEFPIGKLRLRLNLRQLLDGYEPVEARRQRDLKERGLDIEERYGDIHLNIHQGSRATHQHGSGDNVAGDLIQGDKHSQS
- a CDS encoding ABC transporter permease, with the protein product MSTTIPTSSALREAAPSLENAELKAWKTDVLKSQGLVSGAFVQETLAMTRRLFIQLQRRPTTLVAGVIQPLIWLVLFGALFQNVPAGLFGESRNYGQFLGAGIIVFTAFGGALNAGLPVMFDREFGFLNRFLVAPLASRYSIVVASALFIAALSLVQTAAILALSAVLGAGLPTVPGLLLVLFIVMALVLGVTALSLGLTFALPGHIELIGVIFVTNLPLLFSSTALVPLDFMPQWLQVVASLNPLTYAIEPIRYVYLHPTWSLGSTVMQTPFAAVSLGACLAVLVAFCGLSLGLIQPLLRRRIA